The following proteins are co-located in the Diaphorobacter sp. HDW4B genome:
- the selB gene encoding selenocysteine-specific translation elongation factor encodes MIIGTAGHIDHGKTSLVRALTGVETDRLPEEKRRGISIELGYAYLHTEGGVSLGFVDVPGHEKLLHTMLAGATGIAHALLVVAADDGVMPQTREHFAVVSLLGVRKATVAITKIDRLDAATRAERMAQVRAEIAALLAPTALANSPMHEVSAITGEGIEALRQHLLEQAHTHDSHHSADNAQAFRMAVDRSFTLTGVGTVVTGSITSGTVSVGDELTLSPSGKQVRVRGIHALNRQAETATQGQRSALALASIAKDDVHRGDWISSAHIAIGSARFDVECTLWPDEERALRSGTPVHVHLGTSDVLGSIVLLDHTTLEPGETALAQIVLRERIAAWHGDRGVLRDASATRTVAGIRVLDPYAPQRYRSTPERLAALQAQALSDRAARLSALLAQSAQGLDLQRTARAEGVNDASALPLPANALRFANGHMAIAPAALQSLKGYVLDRLQALHTTSPDEIGPDIKRLKRLAAPRADDALWQFLIEQLLADGSIARSGHWLHKPEHAVRMNEAEEQVAEQLLPLLANGAFDPPWVRTLAADTQTPEAMVRQTLASLARRGQVFQVVKDLFFPLATIERLAEIARTCNSSDAGLQAAAFRDATGLGRKRSIQLLEFFDRVGFTRRVKDQHLLRPGTSLFENDSSQD; translated from the coding sequence ATGATCATCGGAACAGCAGGTCATATCGACCACGGAAAAACCTCGCTGGTGCGCGCGCTGACCGGCGTGGAAACCGACCGTCTTCCCGAAGAAAAACGGCGCGGCATTTCCATCGAACTGGGTTACGCCTATCTGCACACGGAGGGCGGCGTCTCGCTCGGCTTTGTCGATGTGCCGGGCCATGAAAAGCTGCTGCACACCATGCTCGCGGGCGCGACCGGCATTGCGCATGCGCTGCTGGTCGTGGCCGCAGACGACGGCGTGATGCCGCAGACGCGCGAGCACTTTGCGGTCGTGTCGCTGCTCGGCGTGCGCAAGGCCACGGTCGCCATCACCAAGATCGACCGGCTCGACGCAGCCACGCGCGCTGAACGCATGGCGCAAGTGCGCGCTGAAATCGCCGCGCTGCTTGCACCCACCGCGCTGGCCAATTCACCCATGCATGAAGTCTCCGCCATCACGGGCGAAGGCATCGAGGCACTGCGCCAGCATCTGCTGGAGCAGGCGCACACGCATGACTCACACCATTCCGCCGACAACGCGCAAGCCTTCCGCATGGCCGTGGATCGCTCGTTCACGCTCACAGGCGTGGGCACCGTGGTCACCGGCAGCATCACGAGCGGCACGGTGTCGGTGGGCGACGAACTCACGCTCAGCCCGAGTGGCAAACAGGTGCGCGTGCGCGGCATTCATGCGCTCAACCGCCAAGCAGAAACAGCAACGCAAGGCCAACGCTCCGCGCTCGCGCTGGCCAGCATTGCCAAGGATGACGTGCACCGTGGCGACTGGATCAGCAGCGCGCACATTGCCATCGGCAGCGCGCGCTTCGATGTGGAATGCACGCTCTGGCCCGACGAAGAACGCGCGTTGCGCTCCGGCACGCCCGTGCATGTGCATTTGGGAACGAGCGACGTGCTCGGCAGCATCGTGCTGCTTGATCACACCACGCTGGAACCCGGTGAAACAGCGCTCGCGCAGATCGTTCTGCGCGAGCGCATTGCCGCCTGGCATGGTGATCGCGGCGTGCTGCGCGATGCGTCGGCCACCCGCACGGTGGCCGGCATTCGCGTGCTCGATCCGTACGCGCCGCAGCGCTACCGCAGCACGCCAGAACGGCTCGCGGCTTTGCAGGCGCAAGCGCTTTCCGATCGCGCTGCGCGATTGAGCGCACTGCTGGCGCAATCCGCACAAGGACTCGATCTGCAACGCACCGCCCGCGCTGAAGGCGTGAACGATGCAAGCGCACTGCCCTTGCCCGCAAACGCGCTGCGCTTTGCGAACGGCCACATGGCCATCGCACCCGCAGCCTTGCAGTCCTTGAAAGGCTATGTGCTGGACCGCCTGCAAGCCCTCCACACCACCTCGCCCGACGAGATTGGGCCCGACATCAAGCGCCTCAAGCGCCTTGCCGCTCCGCGCGCCGACGATGCGCTCTGGCAGTTCCTTATCGAGCAACTGTTGGCCGATGGCAGCATTGCGCGCAGCGGCCACTGGCTGCATAAGCCCGAGCATGCGGTACGCATGAACGAGGCCGAGGAACAAGTCGCCGAGCAGCTCCTGCCCCTGCTTGCCAACGGCGCATTCGACCCGCCCTGGGTGCGCACGTTGGCGGCAGACACGCAAACGCCCGAGGCCATGGTGCGCCAGACCTTGGCGAGTCTTGCGCGACGTGGTCAAGTTTTTCAGGTGGTCAAGGATTTGTTCTTTCCGCTGGCTACAATCGAGCGTCTCGCAGAGATCGCGCGCACGTGCAACTCGTCGGATGCAGGTCTTCAGGCCGCAGCCTTCCGCGACGCCACAGGCCTTGGCCGCAAGCGTTCGATCCAGTTGCTGGAGTTCTTTGACCGCGTGGGGTTCACCCGCCGCGTGAAGGATCAACACCTGCTCAGGCCCGGCACCTCGCTGTTTGAAAACGACAGCTCGCAGGACTAA
- the infA gene encoding translation initiation factor IF-1: protein MSKEELIEMQGKVDEVLPDARYRVTLENGHQLVAYTGGKMRKHRIRILAGDRVTLEMSPYDLTKGRVTFRHIETRSGAPAKTPFRKRH from the coding sequence GTGTCCAAAGAAGAACTCATCGAAATGCAAGGCAAGGTCGACGAAGTGCTGCCCGATGCGCGCTATCGCGTCACGCTTGAAAACGGCCATCAGCTCGTCGCCTACACCGGCGGAAAAATGCGCAAGCACCGTATCCGCATTCTCGCGGGCGACCGCGTCACGCTGGAGATGTCTCCCTATGATCTGACCAAGGGTCGCGTGACCTTCCGTCATATCGAGACCCGCTCGGGTGCGCCTGCCAAGACGCCGTTCCGCAAGCGTCATTGA
- a CDS encoding LysE family translocator, with translation MLTSLFAMAGFALAGAITPGPVNVIAMRHGSQSRRICAIFYVLGASISYALVVWIMGLSGQWLLQDPAVAIAASWVCAAYLAWLAWRIAQAPVADQLPDTHDNENESAEIAQTGLLQAFMQGAAIQSFNPKAWLVALSGVGLFVVPITVNAPSSVLPAALAWFCAVSLIACMLGVGCWAVLGRMLRRWLRTATRQRWFNRSLALVLLGSIAGILA, from the coding sequence ATGCTCACCTCTCTTTTCGCCATGGCTGGATTTGCGTTGGCGGGCGCGATCACGCCCGGCCCGGTCAACGTGATCGCCATGCGCCACGGCAGCCAATCGCGGCGCATTTGCGCCATTTTCTACGTGCTGGGCGCGAGCATCAGCTACGCACTGGTCGTGTGGATCATGGGCCTGTCGGGGCAATGGCTGCTGCAGGATCCCGCAGTGGCCATTGCCGCGTCATGGGTCTGCGCGGCCTATCTGGCCTGGTTGGCCTGGCGCATCGCCCAGGCTCCGGTGGCTGATCAACTACCGGACACGCACGACAATGAAAACGAAAGCGCTGAAATCGCGCAGACAGGGCTGCTGCAAGCCTTCATGCAAGGCGCTGCAATCCAGTCATTCAACCCCAAAGCGTGGTTGGTGGCGCTGTCCGGCGTGGGATTGTTCGTCGTGCCCATCACCGTCAACGCACCCTCATCGGTGCTGCCCGCTGCGCTCGCGTGGTTCTGCGCGGTGTCGCTGATCGCCTGCATGCTCGGCGTAGGTTGCTGGGCCGTGCTCGGTCGCATGCTCAGACGCTGGTTGCGCACCGCCACTCGCCAGCGCTGGTTCAATCGATCACTCGCTCTGGTCCTGCTCGGCAGCATCGCGGGGATACTGGCATGA
- a CDS encoding RNA-binding protein → MNNRLYVGNLAYSATNETLIQQFSEFGTVSSAKLVMDRETGRSKGFAFVEMETEADAQAAINALDGKSVDGRAIKVNVARPPEPRTGGFGGGGDRGGYRNNRY, encoded by the coding sequence ATGAACAATCGTCTGTACGTCGGCAATCTCGCCTACTCTGCCACCAACGAAACGCTGATCCAGCAATTCAGCGAATTCGGTACCGTCTCCAGCGCCAAGCTGGTGATGGACCGCGAAACCGGCCGCTCCAAGGGCTTTGCCTTTGTGGAAATGGAAACCGAAGCTGACGCCCAAGCCGCCATCAACGCGCTGGACGGCAAGTCGGTCGACGGCCGCGCCATCAAGGTGAACGTTGCACGCCCACCAGAGCCACGCACTGGCGGCTTCGGCGGCGGCGGTGACCGCGGTGGTTATCGCAACAACCGTTATTGA
- a CDS encoding LysR family transcriptional regulator, with amino-acid sequence MPFHFPASFDLNDMHYFVQVVEHGGFAAAGRALNQPKSKLSRRIALLEERLGVRLIQRSARRFVVTDIGQAYYQRCVAMLVEAEAAQTLVETSHSAPRGVVRLTCPTALLDYHLGDTFGRFLAECPDVELQVESTNRQVDVIREGFDLAIRVRFPPLEDSDLVMKVLGESCQLLVASPALVERMGGLPAVSDIERWPSLSSFKGGRDYYWELQGPDNAKAHIPLASPRLVTDDRVALWRAAVCGVGVAQLPLAMVRTDLESGRLIELLPGWQPRVALVHVVFPSRRGLLPAVRALLDFLAREFADRPA; translated from the coding sequence ATGCCGTTTCACTTCCCAGCTTCGTTTGATCTCAACGACATGCACTACTTCGTGCAAGTGGTCGAGCATGGTGGTTTTGCCGCCGCAGGTCGCGCGCTGAATCAGCCCAAATCCAAACTGAGCCGCCGCATTGCCCTGCTCGAAGAGCGCCTCGGCGTGAGGCTCATCCAGCGCTCGGCGCGCCGCTTTGTGGTGACCGACATCGGTCAGGCCTACTACCAGCGTTGCGTCGCCATGTTGGTGGAAGCGGAAGCGGCCCAGACGCTGGTGGAGACCTCGCACAGCGCGCCGCGCGGCGTGGTCCGGCTGACCTGCCCCACGGCCCTGCTCGACTACCATCTGGGCGATACGTTCGGGCGGTTCCTGGCCGAATGCCCCGACGTGGAATTGCAGGTGGAGAGCACCAATCGGCAGGTCGATGTCATCCGGGAAGGGTTCGATCTCGCCATCCGCGTGCGCTTTCCCCCGCTGGAGGACAGCGATCTGGTCATGAAGGTTCTGGGCGAAAGCTGCCAGTTGCTGGTCGCCAGCCCGGCACTGGTGGAGCGCATGGGCGGCCTGCCTGCCGTCAGCGACATCGAACGCTGGCCCAGCCTGAGTTCGTTCAAGGGCGGGCGCGACTACTACTGGGAGCTGCAAGGTCCGGACAACGCCAAAGCACACATCCCGCTGGCATCTCCGCGACTGGTGACCGACGACCGCGTGGCGCTCTGGCGAGCCGCCGTGTGCGGCGTGGGCGTGGCGCAGTTGCCTCTGGCCATGGTGCGCACGGATCTGGAGAGCGGACGCCTGATCGAGCTGCTGCCGGGCTGGCAACCGCGCGTCGCCTTGGTGCATGTCGTGTTTCCTTCCCGGCGCGGTTTGCTGCCCGCCGTGCGTGCGCTGCTGGATTTTCTGGCTCGGGAATTCGCCGACCGACCGGCGTAA
- a CDS encoding helix-turn-helix domain-containing protein has translation MKPQIHEFHRHPAAPWLELRVSRPSTHCFRLHAHDEYSIGIVDLGTASFHHAHGPEDVAQHSAVLIEPGCWHACNPELPHNWAYRMLFVNADWLHAQTGTAALTFTQRALSSSSSQASAIVDQLCKPLHHAADIAQHNRLLLDFVHQHAEGSNVAQHEAADFPAIRHALQIMHSEPDADTQLATIAARLGMSASQFVRQFRTATGVTPGAYRLNLRINGARRLLADGSTLADAAHRMGFADQAHMQRSFKAHHSLTPGNYAQTAAIQMQAA, from the coding sequence ATGAAGCCGCAAATTCACGAATTCCACCGTCACCCCGCTGCGCCGTGGTTGGAGTTGCGCGTAAGCCGGCCGTCCACCCACTGCTTTCGGCTGCATGCGCATGACGAATACTCCATCGGCATCGTCGATCTCGGCACAGCGTCGTTCCATCATGCACATGGCCCCGAGGATGTCGCGCAGCACAGCGCCGTGCTGATCGAGCCCGGCTGCTGGCATGCCTGCAATCCCGAGTTGCCGCACAACTGGGCCTACCGCATGCTGTTCGTGAACGCGGACTGGCTGCATGCACAGACCGGCACGGCGGCACTGACATTCACACAGCGCGCGCTGTCATCTTCATCATCGCAAGCCAGCGCCATCGTGGACCAGTTGTGCAAGCCACTGCACCATGCTGCGGACATCGCGCAGCACAACCGCCTCTTGCTGGATTTTGTCCATCAGCATGCCGAAGGAAGCAATGTGGCACAACATGAAGCGGCAGACTTCCCCGCAATTCGCCACGCGCTGCAGATCATGCACAGCGAGCCAGACGCCGACACGCAACTGGCCACCATCGCAGCCCGACTCGGCATGAGCGCGTCGCAGTTCGTGCGCCAATTCAGAACCGCCACGGGCGTGACACCTGGTGCCTACCGCCTGAATCTGCGCATCAACGGCGCACGCCGCCTGCTGGCAGACGGATCCACACTGGCAGACGCCGCGCACCGCATGGGCTTTGCAGATCAGGCACACATGCAGCGCAGCTTCAAGGCCCACCACTCGCTCACGCCGGGCAACTACGCGCAGACTGCGGCCATTCAAATGCAAGCCGCCTGA
- a CDS encoding amino acid permease: MAQFQDIQQREKGLQQHLTSAQMVMIAIGGAVGTGLFMGSAFAIGFAGPAVLVSYAIGAFIALLLIGCLGEMTVAHSTSGSFGAYAEFYLGPLAGFVVRYAYWAALVLAVGMEVTAVGMYMAYWFSDVPQWIWVTIFSLILIGVNLRSVKVYGAVEYLFSAIKVAAIVAFVLIGAYVVFGARIPGIGIENYQLGGGFWAKGVWGMWLGVIVAMFSYLGVEAIAVAAGEAQHPEQAVQRAMKTTVLRLVLFYLLTLALMLAIVPWTEAAKQTSPFVRVMEVIGIPWAAGVLNFVVLVAALSAMNSQLYTTSRMMFSLARAKQAPQMFGVTNTRGVPTAAILVSSLGAAVAMFINAFWPKESFVWMMSIAMFGAMFAWFMVFVTHLAFRLRRNRENAPRVSFRMWGFPWLTSLGALLMAAVLLTTAFTPEFRLTLAFGLPWLIVLAMIYWWRSGRTNQ; this comes from the coding sequence ATGGCCCAGTTTCAAGACATTCAGCAACGCGAAAAAGGCTTGCAGCAGCATCTCACCAGCGCGCAAATGGTGATGATCGCCATCGGCGGCGCGGTCGGCACGGGCCTGTTCATGGGCAGTGCATTCGCCATCGGCTTTGCGGGGCCAGCGGTACTGGTGAGCTACGCCATCGGTGCCTTCATCGCCCTGCTGCTCATCGGCTGCCTGGGCGAGATGACGGTCGCGCACTCCACATCAGGATCGTTCGGTGCCTATGCCGAGTTCTACCTCGGCCCGCTCGCAGGCTTCGTCGTGCGCTACGCCTACTGGGCCGCGCTGGTGCTCGCGGTGGGCATGGAGGTGACCGCCGTCGGCATGTACATGGCCTACTGGTTTTCCGATGTGCCGCAGTGGATCTGGGTCACCATCTTTTCGCTGATCCTCATCGGCGTGAACCTGCGCAGCGTGAAGGTCTACGGCGCGGTCGAATACCTGTTCTCGGCCATCAAGGTCGCCGCCATCGTGGCCTTTGTGCTGATCGGTGCCTACGTCGTTTTCGGCGCACGCATTCCCGGCATCGGCATTGAAAACTACCAGCTCGGCGGCGGTTTCTGGGCCAAGGGCGTGTGGGGCATGTGGCTGGGAGTGATCGTCGCCATGTTCAGCTATCTGGGCGTGGAAGCCATCGCTGTGGCAGCAGGCGAAGCGCAGCACCCTGAGCAGGCCGTGCAACGCGCCATGAAGACTACCGTGCTGCGCCTCGTGCTGTTCTACCTGCTCACGCTCGCGCTGATGCTGGCCATCGTTCCATGGACCGAAGCCGCCAAGCAGACCAGTCCGTTCGTGCGCGTGATGGAAGTGATCGGCATTCCATGGGCCGCAGGTGTGCTGAATTTCGTCGTGCTGGTCGCCGCGTTGTCGGCCATGAACAGCCAGCTCTACACCACCTCGCGCATGATGTTCAGCCTCGCGCGCGCCAAGCAAGCACCGCAGATGTTCGGCGTGACGAACACTCGCGGCGTACCGACTGCGGCGATTCTGGTCTCCAGCCTCGGTGCTGCAGTCGCCATGTTCATCAACGCGTTCTGGCCCAAGGAATCGTTCGTGTGGATGATGTCCATCGCCATGTTCGGCGCGATGTTCGCGTGGTTCATGGTGTTCGTCACCCACCTCGCCTTCCGCCTGCGCCGCAACCGCGAAAACGCACCCCGCGTGAGCTTTCGCATGTGGGGATTCCCGTGGCTCACCTCACTCGGCGCGCTGCTGATGGCCGCCGTACTGCTGACCACAGCGTTCACGCCAGAGTTCCGCTTGACGCTCGCGTTCGGCCTGCCCTGGTTGATCGTGCTGGCGATGATTTACTGGTGGCGCAGCGGGCGCACAAACCAATGA
- the ycaC gene encoding isochorismate family cysteine hydrolase YcaC, whose product MSSSKPYVRLDKNNAAVLLVDHQTGLLSLVRDIDPDKFKNNVLALADMAEYFKLPTILTTSFETGPNGPLVPELKEKFPDAPYIARPGQINAWDNEDFVKAVKATGKKQLIVAGVVTEVCVAFPVLSALEEGFEVFVIADASGTFNSMTQQAAWSRMEQAGAQLMTWFGAACELHRDWRNDIEGLGALFSNHIPDYRNLISSYTTLTAPK is encoded by the coding sequence ATGAGCTCATCCAAGCCCTACGTTCGCCTCGACAAGAACAATGCCGCCGTGCTGCTGGTGGATCACCAGACGGGTCTGCTCTCGCTCGTGCGCGACATCGATCCCGACAAGTTCAAGAACAATGTGCTCGCGTTGGCCGACATGGCCGAGTACTTCAAGCTTCCGACCATTCTCACCACCAGCTTTGAAACCGGCCCCAATGGTCCGCTGGTACCCGAGCTGAAAGAGAAGTTTCCAGACGCGCCCTACATCGCGCGCCCCGGCCAGATCAATGCCTGGGACAACGAGGACTTCGTGAAGGCCGTCAAGGCAACCGGCAAAAAGCAGCTCATCGTTGCCGGTGTGGTGACCGAGGTCTGCGTCGCGTTCCCGGTGCTGTCTGCACTGGAAGAAGGCTTCGAGGTGTTCGTGATCGCCGATGCTTCCGGTACGTTCAACAGCATGACCCAACAGGCCGCATGGAGCCGCATGGAGCAGGCCGGTGCGCAGTTGATGACCTGGTTTGGCGCTGCCTGCGAACTGCACCGGGACTGGCGCAATGACATCGAAGGTCTGGGCGCGCTGTTCTCCAATCACATCCCGGACTACCGGAATCTGATCAGCAGTTACACGACTTTGACGGCGCCAAAGTAA
- the fdhE gene encoding formate dehydrogenase accessory protein FdhE, giving the protein MQRILQPGDIEALDRTNPQRIRLPHPAQVFAERAARLEQKADGNPIGDYLRFVAQIVKAQQKAAANVQTAAPDAAQIALAQAHSMPLLPAANHIDPVWQDVLIQLLDELDSAANVPDALKPTLQSLRTMRTEDRNTLARRVLVGLLTESADLAAAPIVMAALQVVFADRASKLQESDVPYTDPATVCPVCGTPPVASVIRIGGRDAGLRYLHCGACCTEWHMVRIKCSHCESTKGVKYQKVDGSDDTVLAETCDVCHTYRKISNQEKDPFAEPLADDLATLMLDLLMSETAFARASINPLLPMAEADAAPEDNA; this is encoded by the coding sequence GTGCAACGAATTCTTCAACCAGGTGACATCGAAGCCCTGGACCGTACCAATCCCCAGCGCATTCGCCTGCCCCATCCCGCACAGGTGTTTGCCGAGCGCGCCGCGCGTCTGGAACAAAAGGCCGACGGCAACCCCATTGGCGACTATCTGCGTTTTGTCGCGCAGATCGTCAAGGCGCAGCAAAAGGCTGCCGCCAACGTGCAGACCGCAGCGCCGGACGCCGCGCAGATCGCGCTGGCGCAAGCGCATTCCATGCCGCTCTTGCCTGCCGCCAACCACATCGATCCGGTGTGGCAGGACGTGCTCATCCAGTTGCTGGATGAACTGGACAGTGCGGCCAACGTGCCCGATGCCCTCAAGCCCACGCTGCAATCGCTGCGCACCATGCGCACCGAAGACCGCAACACGCTGGCTCGCCGCGTGCTGGTGGGGCTGCTTACCGAAAGTGCCGATCTGGCGGCTGCGCCCATCGTCATGGCGGCGCTGCAAGTGGTGTTTGCCGACCGTGCGAGCAAGCTGCAGGAAAGCGATGTTCCCTACACCGACCCGGCCACCGTCTGCCCGGTGTGCGGCACGCCGCCCGTGGCCAGCGTGATCCGCATCGGCGGGCGCGATGCCGGTCTGCGCTATCTGCATTGCGGCGCGTGCTGCACCGAATGGCATATGGTGCGCATCAAATGCAGCCACTGCGAAAGCACCAAGGGTGTGAAGTACCAGAAGGTCGACGGCAGCGACGACACCGTGCTGGCCGAAACCTGCGATGTGTGCCACACCTACCGCAAGATTTCGAATCAGGAAAAGGACCCGTTCGCGGAGCCCTTGGCCGATGATCTGGCGACGCTGATGCTCGACCTGCTGATGAGCGAAACCGCGTTCGCCCGCGCCAGCATCAACCCGCTGCTGCCGATGGCCGAGGCCGACGCCGCGCCTGAAGACAACGCCTGA
- a CDS encoding formate dehydrogenase subunit gamma: MRRNPRDLQRYNASERLNHWVVGICFILLALSGLAFFHPAFFPLTMLFGGGPWTRILHPYIGVVMFVFFIVMFFRFAKLNIIEKRDVEWLKNVNKMIDGDDHDMPEQGKYNGGQKVLFWGLGIGMLALIVSGVMMWRAWLNLPVGWVRFASILHAAAAVWMIGLIIMHVYAAIWTKGTIRAMLYGTVTRAWAKQHHRGWYRKMTGDNS; this comes from the coding sequence ATGAGACGCAACCCTCGTGACCTGCAACGCTACAACGCGTCGGAGCGCCTGAACCACTGGGTGGTGGGCATCTGCTTCATCCTGCTGGCCCTGTCGGGTCTGGCGTTCTTCCATCCAGCGTTCTTCCCGCTGACCATGCTGTTCGGCGGCGGTCCGTGGACGCGCATCCTGCACCCCTACATCGGTGTGGTGATGTTCGTGTTCTTCATCGTGATGTTCTTCCGTTTCGCCAAGCTCAACATCATCGAGAAGCGCGACGTGGAATGGCTCAAGAACGTCAACAAGATGATCGACGGCGACGACCACGACATGCCCGAACAGGGCAAGTACAACGGTGGTCAGAAGGTGCTGTTCTGGGGCCTCGGCATCGGCATGCTGGCGCTCATCGTCTCGGGCGTCATGATGTGGCGCGCATGGCTGAATCTGCCCGTGGGCTGGGTGCGTTTCGCATCCATCCTGCACGCAGCCGCAGCCGTGTGGATGATCGGCCTGATCATCATGCACGTCTACGCAGCCATCTGGACCAAGGGCACCATCCGCGCCATGCTGTACGGCACCGTGACTCGCGCATGGGCAAAACAGCACCACCGCGGCTGGTATCGCAAGATGACGGGCGACAACAGCTAA
- the selA gene encoding L-seryl-tRNA(Sec) selenium transferase, whose protein sequence is MSTAEHAPTAAPTSFAARLPAVDRVLGTPALKALMAEYGTSAATKAVRAAIDALRPAALAGDVAPENLQPDAIAQQVAARLAQQFAPRLKAVFNLTGTVLHTNLGRALLPDVAVQAVVQALTTPANLEFDLATGGRGDRDDLVNDLLRELTGAEAATVVNNNAAAVLLTLNALAAKKEVIVSRGELVEIGGAFRIPDIMSRAGAKLVEVGTTNRTHAKDYADNITDDTALLMKVHCSNYEVTGFTKSVSEAEVAAIAHARGLPMVVDLGSGTLVDLAQYGLPHEATVRETVAAGADIVTFSGDKLLGGPQAGLIVGNKDLIAKIKKNPLKRALRVGKLTLAALEPVLQLYLTPEHLAERLTTLRLFTRPQAQMKAQAQALVAPLQTAVGTEYEVGIAPMLSQIGSGALPVDTLPSYGLAIRPVHIKRAGRALGKLEAALRSLPRPVIGRISDDTLWLDLRCLEARDEAAFTQQLGALADALSQN, encoded by the coding sequence ATGAGCACCGCCGAACACGCACCCACTGCCGCGCCCACTTCCTTCGCAGCCCGCCTGCCCGCCGTGGACCGCGTGCTCGGCACGCCCGCGCTCAAGGCGCTGATGGCCGAGTACGGCACCAGCGCCGCCACCAAGGCCGTGCGCGCCGCCATCGATGCGCTGCGCCCGGCCGCGTTGGCAGGTGACGTGGCCCCGGAAAATTTGCAGCCCGATGCGATTGCGCAGCAAGTCGCAGCGCGCTTGGCGCAGCAGTTTGCGCCGCGTCTGAAGGCGGTTTTCAACCTGACCGGCACGGTGCTGCACACCAATCTGGGCCGTGCCCTGCTGCCCGATGTGGCCGTGCAGGCCGTCGTGCAGGCGCTCACCACGCCCGCCAATCTGGAGTTCGATCTGGCCACCGGCGGACGCGGTGATCGCGACGATCTGGTCAACGATCTGCTGCGCGAGTTGACCGGAGCAGAAGCCGCCACGGTGGTCAACAACAACGCTGCCGCCGTGCTGCTCACGCTCAACGCACTGGCCGCGAAAAAGGAAGTGATCGTCTCGCGCGGCGAGCTGGTCGAGATCGGTGGCGCGTTCCGCATCCCCGACATCATGAGCCGCGCCGGAGCCAAGCTCGTCGAAGTCGGCACCACCAACCGCACGCACGCCAAGGACTACGCGGACAACATCACCGACGACACCGCGCTGCTGATGAAGGTGCATTGCAGCAACTACGAGGTGACGGGCTTCACCAAGAGCGTGTCCGAAGCTGAAGTCGCCGCGATTGCCCACGCACGCGGCCTGCCGATGGTGGTGGATCTGGGCAGCGGCACGCTGGTCGATCTGGCGCAGTACGGCCTGCCGCATGAGGCCACCGTGCGCGAGACCGTGGCTGCCGGTGCCGACATCGTCACCTTCAGCGGCGACAAGCTGCTGGGCGGCCCGCAGGCGGGCCTCATCGTCGGCAACAAGGACTTGATCGCGAAGATCAAGAAGAACCCGCTCAAGCGCGCGCTGCGCGTAGGCAAACTCACGCTGGCCGCGCTGGAGCCTGTGCTGCAGCTTTATCTGACGCCCGAACATCTGGCCGAGCGTTTGACCACGCTGCGTCTGTTCACGCGCCCGCAAGCGCAGATGAAAGCACAAGCGCAAGCGCTGGTCGCGCCGCTGCAAACCGCCGTCGGCACCGAATATGAAGTCGGCATCGCCCCCATGCTCAGCCAGATCGGCAGTGGTGCCCTGCCGGTGGACACGCTGCCCAGCTATGGCCTCGCGATTCGCCCCGTGCACATCAAGCGTGCCGGTCGCGCGCTCGGCAAATTGGAAGCCGCACTGCGCAGCCTGCCGCGCCCGGTCATTGGTCGCATTTCAGACGACACGCTGTGGCTCGATCTGCGTTGCCTTGAAGCACGCGACGAAGCCGCATTCACCCAGCAACTGGGCGCACTCGCAGACGCCCTGTCGCAGAACTGA